The Rhizobium leguminosarum DNA segment GCGGGCGATGTCATCTTGAAATTCGACGGCAAGGCCGTCAGCGAAATGCGCGATCTGCCGCGCGTGGTTGCGGAAAGCACGGTCGGCAAGGAAGTCGACGTGGTGGTGCTGCGTGACGGCAAGGAACAGACCGTCAAGGTCAAACTTGGCCGGCTCGAGGACAGCGATCAGGCGGCGGCATCCGACGATGCGGCGCCCGATGGCTCGCAGGATGACGGGGTGATTACCCCAGATCCCGGCGAGAACAACGACATGGACCAGCCGGATTCCGGCGATCAGGCGCAGCCCACACCGGGCAAGCCCGACCATCACCAGGGCCAGGTGTCGCCGGACGCGGCCACGCCGAAGAACGTGCTCGGGCTGTCGCTGTCGCTTTTGAGCGCCGAAACGCGCAAGGCTTTCGGCATCGCCGAGAGCGTCGACGGTGTCGTCGTGACAGAGGTGACGCCCGGCTCGGCCTCGGCCGAAAAGGGGCTGAAGCCCGGCGACGTGATCGTCGAGGTGGCGCAGGAGTTCATGAAGTCGCCGGATGCGGTCGCCGCCAAGGTGCAGGCGCTGAAACAGGAGGGCCGCCGCAATGCCCAACTGATGATCGCATCGGCAAACGGCGATCTGCGGTTCGTGGCGGTGCCGATGGAGTAGGGCGCCAAGGCGGCACTTGCTGCCTGGGTTTCTGTCTTAGCGGATCTGCCGTCGGCAGTGGATAGGTGTCTGTTCGACGGTAGTGAATTCGCCGCCGCGGTCTCTTTCTCCCTTATTCCTGTGCTCGTCACAGGAATCCAGCCACGGCGCGTTTGCGCCGTGAATGACTCTATACAATCTTGAAGAAAGTCTTTCGCGCCCAAGGACTTGGGCGCGCTGGATTCCTGTGACAAGCACAGGAATGAGGGAGGAGAGGCGCCGCGCCGCCTTTGGTTGAGCAACCATTCGGAAGTGACAGGCTACCTGACGGACCTGCCTTGCTCATTCATCTTCTGTAGCAAAGAACATTCAACCCCTCACAAAATCCGTCTTCCTATAGCCTTGGATATAGAGCAGCGCGGTCAAGTCGCCGTGGTCGATGCGCATTTGGGCTTCTGCGGCGACGGCCGGCTTGGCGTGGAGGGCGACGCCGGCGCCGGCGAGGTGCAGCATGCCGAGGTCGTTGGCGCCGTCGCCGACGGCGATTGCTTCTTCCGGCGAAATGCCAAGGCTTGCCGAAATTTCGTTCAGTGCATCGACCTTCGCCTGCTTACCGAGGATCGGTTCGGCGACAAAGCCGGAGAGGATGCCGCCGTCTTCGAGCAGCGTATTGGCCCGGTTCTCGTCGAAGCCAAGGGTGGCGGCGATGCGGCTGGTGAAGACGGTGAAGCCACCGGAGACGAGGGCGGTGTAGTGACCTTTCGACTTCATGGTGGCGATCAGTTCCGGGCCGCCGGCCGTCAGCGTGATGCGCTTGGCGATCACTTCGTCGACGACCGATATCGGCAGGCCCTTCAACAGGGCGACGCGTTCGCGCAAAGCGGGCTCGAAGGCGATATCGCCGTTCATGGCGCGGGCGGTAATGGTCGCGACCTTCTCCTTCAGGCCGACTTCGGCGGCAAGTTCGTCGATGCACTCCTGGCCGATCATGGTCGAATCCATGTCAGCGATCAGCAGCTTCTTGCGGCGGCTTTCCTGCTCCTGGATGACGAGGTCAATCGGCGCGCCTGATATGACGGCAAGAATATGGGCCTCGGCCGCTTGCATATCCATGCCATCGCGCAGCGCGATGTCGCAGGCGATGCCGTCGGCCAGCCAGTAGAGGCCGGCAGCGTTCACCGCTTCGGCCGCCCGTTCGGCGATCTTGGGTGTCAGCCCGGGATTTGACGGATTGGCAACAAGCGTGGCAACGAGAGCCATGATGGAAAACCTTCTGAACACAGTGAACGCGATCCTGATAACCGGGCCGACCGCCAGCGGCAAGTCCGCGCTCGCCGTCGAACTGGCCAAGCGGCACGGCGGCGCGGTCGTCAACGCCGATAGCATGCAGGTCTATGACACGCTGCGGGTGCTGACCGCGCGCCCGTCTGAAGAGGAGATGCAGGGTGTGCCGCATCATCTCTACGGCCACGTGCCGGCAGGTGCCGGCTATTCCACCGGCACTTGGCTGCGCGATGTCTCGGCGCTGCTGCCGGCGCTCAGGGCCGCCGGCCGGCTGCCGGTCTTCGTCGGCGGCACCGGGCTTTATTTCAAGGCGCTGACCGGCGGCCTCTCCGATATGCCCGAGATACCCGAGGCGCTGCGGGAGGACCTGAGGACGCGATTGCTGGAGGAGGGGCCGGAGGGGCTCCATGCCGAGCTCGTCGAGGCCGATCCCGCCATGGCGGCGAACCTCAACCGCCAGGACGGGCACCGCATTGTCCGGGCGCTGGAGGTGGTCAAGGCGACGGGACGGTCGATCGCCGAATTCCAGGGCGAGTCGGGACCTGTAGTGATCGACGCTGCCCAGGCTCGCAAGATCGTCGTGTTGCCGGACCGGGCGGTGCTGCATCAGCGCATCAACGGGCGTTTCGAAAAGATGCTGCGTCAAGGCGCGGAAGATGAGGTGAGGGCGCTGCTTGTGCTCGGCCTGCCCGCCGAGGCGCCTGTCATGAAGGCGATCGGCGTCTCGCAGATCGCGGCGATGCTGAGCGGCGAGATGACCCGCGACGAGATGCTGGAGAAGGGTGCCGCGGCGACGCGGCAATATGCCAAGCGGCAGATGACATGGTTCCGCAACCAGATGGACGAGAGCTGGGAGCGGCTGACGGTTTAGCCGATGGTGGACCGTCAGCCGCCGCACTTGTGCTGGGCATCGGGCAAAATCCAGCTTTCATGGGTGCGGCCGTTGGTGACGAGGAACAGCCTCCCGCCCTCGTCGGGGCTGCAATCGCGGTCGATCTCGACCAGGCACATGGTGACCGGATCGCCGGGCTTCGATCTGATCAGCGCTTTCTCCCTGTTATAAGAGACCTGGTAGCCGTCATTGGCATAGTCGATACCCGTGCCGCTGTCGAAGTCCGCATCGTCAGCCGCGCCACCATTGTCGAGGCGGGGATGGACCTCAAGAACCGATGTGGTCGCACAGCGCCCGGCTTTCGCAGGAATCGCGGTTGCCTCAGGCAATTGGCTGCCCGCGAGAGACTGGGCTGAAATCCCCTGCATGAAATCGTTTTTGTCGGGCGAGATATTCCAGAGGACGGCGAGATAGGCGCTCAAAATGCACGACCTGTCGTCACCGCAATCGCGCCGATCCGCCAGGAAATTGCGGGCGGTATGGACGGTATCCTCGTCGGGCGCTGCTTTTTTCTGAGCGGCGTAGCGTTGGTTGAAAAGCTCGTCGAGCCGGGAGAGCCGGCTGTCGCCGCAGACGATCTTTTCATCGGCGCTGCCCGCCTTGGAACAGTCGAAACCGGCAGCCTCCGCCGCCGTCGCGAGAAGAACGCCGACGCTGAAGACAATGATGAAGTTCAAGATGGATTTCATGATCGCCCTCTCCGAAAAGCTGCCGTCTCCGACGGCGCAACGCACATTCGCATCAGGGTGTGGACTCATCAATGCGCAGCCGTCAGTATGCCATGCTTTTCTCGATGGCGCCGATGGTGCGCGGTTATGCCAGGGCGCGCCGCTGGATCGAGGGAAGTCTTGCCATCTTCTTTGCCGGTGCGGGATCGCGCCTGCTGTTTTCCCACTGATCGTTTTCAGGATCGCATCATGTCTCTTGCCTCTCCGTTTCATGGCCTCTCGGCCTTTCCGCCAACGCCCGCCGACATCCATGGCCGGGTCGATACGCAAGCCCTCTGCCGCTTGCTGGAACGTCTGTGCAAGGCGGGCGTCGCCTCCATCGGCCTTCTCGGCAGCACCGGGATCTACGCCTATCTCACCCGCGAGGAGCGGCGGCGGGCCGTCGAGGCGGCGGTCGAATGCGTCAACGGTCGTGTTCCCATCCTCGTCGGCGTCGGCGCTCTGAGGACCGACCACGCGCAGGATTTAGCGAGCGATGCGGAGGCTGCCGGCGCCGATGCTCTTCTGCTTGCCCCCGTCTCCTATGCGCCGTTGACCCAGGACGAAGCCTACGAACATTTCCTGGCGGTCACGAAGGCAGCGAAGCTGCCGCTCTGCATCTATAACAATCCCGGCACGACCCATTTCACTTTCAGCCGAGCCCTGCTGCAGCGCCTGTCCGCCATCGAGACGATCAGGGCGGTGAAGATGCCACTGCCGGCCGATGGCGATCTGCGGGGGGAACTCGCGGCTTTGCGGGAAGAGACCAATCTCGCGATCGGCTACAGCGGCGACTGGGGTGCAGGCCAAGCGCTGCTTTCGGGCGCCGACGCCTGGTACAGCGTCATCGGCGGCCTGCTGCCGCGCACAGCTCTCGCTCTGACCAAGGCTGCCATGGCCGGCAACGGCGAGGAGACGCATCGGCTTGATGGGCTTTTCCAGCCGCTTTGGGAAACGTTCAAGGCATTCGGAAGCATCCGCGTGATCTATATGCTGGTCGAGCATCTCTCATTCGGCCGGGCGGAGCTTCCGCGGCCACTCTTGCCGCTAGGATCGGCGGACCGACAACGGGTGCTCGACGCCGCCCGGCCGCTGATCGCCCAGGAGACGGGGCAGCCGCGTCAATCCTTGTTGTAGAGGCTGCTCAGCGGTTTTTTCAGGATGCTTTCGCGCAGCGACGTGCCGGGCTCCCGGCGGGTGACAGCGGGCTGATCCGTCGGTGGTGCCGGGCGGGGAAAGACCGGCTCCTCGCGACGCATCTCGCGGCGGAGCGCGTCCAGCCGGGGGTCGATCGCCGGCGGCGCGACCGGGTCCAGTCGCGGCGTCTGCGGCAGCAGTTCGCGCCGGTAGGATTCGAGCGGAGCGGACAACGTTGCAGGCGGCACGTAGGGCGTCGCGTCAAAATCCTGGTCGGCTGCATCGGCCTCGTCGGGGCCTGTCGCGGACGCAGAATAGCTCTGCTGGAAATTCGAGATGTCGGGTCCGACGGTGACCGCCCGCATGCGGGTGACGATCTTGCGCAGATCGACCGTATCCGGATCTTCCTCACTATGTTTGCTGTTGGCGCTGCTCGCCTTCGGCAGCAGGCTCTCGTCGACGCGGGAAAAGCGCATGCGCATCGGCACGCTGATCGCCTCGCCGAAGGCAATCGCCTCGCCGTTGCCGATCGAGGAGATGAAACTCGTCGTCGAGATCGACGAGTTCGGGATGGCCGAGCGGATGATTTCCTGGTCTCGGTCGTTGGCAAGGCGCATGGCAAAGAGCGTCGAGCACTGCGAGAGGATCGTCTGGTCGAGCTCGCCCGGTCGCTGGGTGATGATGCCGAGCGAGACGCCGTATTTGCGTCCCTCCTTGGCGATGCGGGCGATCGCCTGGCGGGTCGGCACGAAGCCGAGGCTCGGATCGGAGGGGATGTAGCGGTGGGCTTCTTCGCAAACGACCAGCATGTGGATGGCGCCTTCGCTCCACAGCGCCACCTCGAAGGCCATGCGGCAGAGCACGGAGGCGACCGAATTGACGACCTCGGAGGGAATGCCGGCGAGCTGGAAGGTGCAGATCGGTCGGTTCTCGCCCGGAACGCGGAAGATCTGCGCGATGGTCTCGGTGATCGTGTCGCTGATCGTGTTGTTGGAGAACATGAAGTGGTAGCGCGGATCGTTGATCGCGGCGATGAGGCGCATCTTCAGCGACCGCAGGAAGGGCTTTTCCGTACGGCCTTCCAGGCGACCGATGCGCTCGTCGATCAGCGCCAGCAGATCGGCCATGCGGTAGGGCACCGGCGTGTCGGCGGTGATGGAACTCTTTTCCGTCGTGCGGCGCACCAGCGAATTGTCACTGCCGCGGAAGGCGCGCTTGGCTTCCGGCAGGATATCTCGCAGCATGTCGAGCTCTTCAGGCACCGGCGGGCGGCCGCGAAAGACGACTTCGGCAAACTCCTCCAATCGCATCAGCCAGAAGGGCAGGTCGAGCGTATCGGTATCGATGGTGACGGCGTGGTTGGGAAAGGCAGCGGCGAATTCGTTATGCGGATCGAGGATCAGCACACGCAGTTTCGGATCCGCCGCGATCGCTTTGTGCAGCAGCAGCGACACGGCCGTCGACTTGCCGACGCCGGTGGAGCCGACGACGGCGAAATGCTTCGAAAGCATCGAGGGGATGTGGATCGCCGCGTCGATGCTTTCGTCCTGAGTCAGCTTGCCGATGACCGCGGTCGTGCCCTCTCCGGCATCATAGATGCGTATCAGGTCGGCAGCGCGGATGCGGTGGGCGATGGCGCCGAGATAGGGGTAGCACGAGATGCCGGTCGAGAATTCTTCGCGCCCGTCCTCATCGACACGGACTTCGCCGAGCAGCTCGGTCTCGATCTTGAAATTATTGTCCTCGCCTTCGCCCCAGGCATGGCTGCCGGTGTTCATCTGGTAGACGAGGGCGACGACGCGGTTGCGGCCGACGCTGATCGAAATCAGCCGACCGACGGACCAGAGTTCTGTGAGATCGGTACCGCCCTGCTCGGCGACGGCGGCAATCGTCGCCCGCGAGCCGCTGCACGCAACGACGCGACCGAGAAAGCGATTTCCCGGCGCATGGCCATCGCGGCGATCGTGCTCGCCTGCCTTGCCAGACACGCGCAAGTCGTTGTTGAGCAAAGGGCTACTCCCTGCAATGGGGCATAAGAATAAGGTCGATCCTTTAACAAATCCTTCCAGTCATCGATTTCAGGGGGCGGAGACGCCTCTAGTTTTTTATTGCGGCATGCGTTGACGCTGCGAAATTTTCTGTCTATCACTTCCGACCATGAAAATCGCAACGGCTCTTATCGTGGTGGGAAAGCGCATGGGCAGGATGGTGTAACCATCCGGCGGTAGCCACCCATGCGCTAGATGACAGGCTCCTCCGGGGCCTTTTTTTATGCCCGAAATTCGGGCTTCCGGCCACAAACGCAAATCCCAGCATAAACGGAACAGACAGATGAGCACGGACAATCAGGCGGCAGGCAATCGGATGACGGGAGCGGAGATCGTTCTCAAGGCGCTGAAGGACAACGGCGTCGAACATATCTTCGGCTATCCCGGCGGTGCGGTCCTGCCGATCTACGACGAGATCTTCCAGCAGGAAGACGTCAAGCACATCCTCGTCCGCCACGAGCAGGGGGCAGGGCATGCGGCCGAAGGTTACGCCCGCTCCACCGGCAAGGTCGGCGTCATGCTGGTGACCTCGGGCCCGGGCGCTACCAATGCGGTCACGCCGCTGCAGGACGCGCTGATGGATTCGATCCCGCTCGTCTGCCTGACCGGTCAGGTCCCGACTCCGCTGATCGGCTCCGACGCCTTCCAGGAATGCGATACGGTCGGCATCACCCGGCCCTGCACCAAGCACAATTGGCTGGTCAAGGACGTCAACCAGCTCGCTGCCGTCATTCACGAAGCTTTCCGCATCGCCCAGTCCGGTCGTCCGGGTCCTGTCGTCGTCGATATTCCGAAAGACGTGCAGTTTGCGACCGGCACCTACACGCCGCCCGCCGATTACGCGATCCAGAAGAGCTACCAGCCGAAGATCCAGGGCGACCTCAACCAGATCCATGCGGCGATCGAGCTGATGGCGAATGCGCGCCGTCCCGTCATTTATTCCGGCGGCGGCGTCATCAATTCCGGGCCTGAGGCTTCCAAGCTGCTGCGCGAGCTGGTCGAACTCACCGATTTCCCGATCACCTCGACGCTGATGGGCCTCGGCGCCTATCCTGCTTCGGGGAAGAACTGGCTGAAGATGCTCGGCATGCATGGCTCCTACGAGGCCAACATGGCGATGCACGACTGCGACGTCATGGTCTGCATCGGGGCGCGTTTCGACGACCGTATCACCGGCCGTCTCAATGCCTTTTCGCCGAACTCGAAGAAGATCCACATCGATATCGATCCATCTTCGATCAACAAGAACGTCCGTGTCGATATCGGCATCCGCGGCGATGTCGGCCATGTCCTCGAAGACATGGTCCGCCTGTGGCGGGCGCTGCCGAAGAAGCCGGAGAAGAACCGTCTCGAAGACTGGTGGACCGATATCGCCCGTTGGCGGGCGCGCAACTCCTTTGCCTATACCAGGAGCAGCGATGTCATTATGCCGCAATATGCGCTGGAGCGGCTCTACGCGCATACCAAGGACCGCGACACCTACATCACGACCGAGGTTGGCCAGCACCAGATGTGGGCGGCGCAGTTCTTCGGCTTCGAGCAGCCGAACCGCTGGATGACCTCGGGCGGCCTCGGCACGATGGGATATGGCCTGCCGGCAGCGCTCGGCGTGCAGATCGCCCATCCCGACAGCCTCGTCATCGACATTGCCGGCGATGCCTCGATCCAGATGTGCATCCAGGAAATGTCTGCGGCGATCCAGCACGATGCGCCGATCAAGATCTTCATCATGAACAACCAGTATATGGGCATGGTGCGCCAGTGGCAGCAGCTGCTGCACGGCAACCGGCTGTCGAACTCCTACACCGAGGCGATGCCTGATTTCGTCAAGCTGGCGGAAGCCTATGGCGCCGTCGGCCTGCGCTGCGAAAAGCCGGAGCATCTCGACGACACTATTATGGAGATGATCGAGGTCAGAAAGCCGGTGATCTTCGATTGCCGCGTCGCCAATCTCGCCAATTGTTTCCCGATGATCCCCTCAGGCAAGGCCCACAACGAAATGCTGCTGCCTGACGAGGCCACGGACGAAGCGGTCGCCAATGCAATCGATGCCAAGGGCCGCGCCCTCGTCTGACAATTTTAATTTGCGCATAATCCTTTCCGAAAATCGTTTCCAATTTTCGGGGTTATGCGGCAGGGAAGAGGAAACTCAAGACCATGAACGCCCACCTACAGCCCACGGGCTCCGCCTATTTCATCTCGCCGGAAACGGCGGCAATCGAAAGCCACACGCTTTCCATTCTCGTCGACAACGAACCGGGCGTTCTTGCCCGGGTCATCGGCCTGTTTTCCGGCCGCGGCTACAATATCGAGAGCCTGACGGTCTCCGAGACCGAACATCAGGCGCATCTTTCCCGCATCACCATCGTCACACGCGGCACACCGCAGGTGCTGGAGCAGATCAAGGCGCAGCTCGAGCGCATCGTGCCGGTGCACCGCGTCGTCGACCTGACGGTGCGCGCTCGCGAACTCGGCCAGGATCGGCCGATCGAGCGCGAAGTGGCGCTGGTCAAGGTAATCGGTGAGGGCGACATGCGCGCCGAGACGCTGCGCCTGGCGGATGCCTTCCATGCCAAGGTGGTGGATGCGACGGTCGGTCACTTTATTCTTGAGATAACCGGCAAGTCGTCGAAGATCGATCAGTTCGTGGCGATCATGAAGCCGCTTGGCCTCATCGAGGTTTGCCGCACCGGCATCGCCGCAATGAATCGCGGCGCGCAGGGCATGTAAGCTCGCTGCTGTAATAATTGGAAGCCGCTGAAGATCAGAGCATCTCCAGCGGCTTTTTCTTTGTGGGCGGCGGGAAGGCGGCGTCCAGCGCCTGCCAATCCTCGTCGGTGATGTCGAGGGAGATGCAGTCGCGGTTTTCGCGGGCGCGCTCGATATTGGACGTTTTCGGGATGACGATGACGCCGTCGCGTTCGAGCAAGAAGGCCAGCGCCAGTTGCGCCGGCGTTGCCTGATAGGCCTTGGCGATGCGGATCAGCTCGGGATGGTGCAGGATATGTCCCTGCTCGATCGGCGAATAGGCCATGACGGGAATCTTGCTGCTCTGGCACCAGGGCAAGAGGTCAAATTCGACGCCGCGGCGGGAGAGATTATAGAGAACCTGGTTGGCGGCGACGTTGGCTCCGTCGGGCACTCCGAGAAGCTCCTTCATGTCGTCGGTGTCGAAGTTGGAGACGCCCCAGG contains these protein-coding regions:
- the serB gene encoding phosphoserine phosphatase SerB — protein: MALVATLVANPSNPGLTPKIAERAAEAVNAAGLYWLADGIACDIALRDGMDMQAAEAHILAVISGAPIDLVIQEQESRRKKLLIADMDSTMIGQECIDELAAEVGLKEKVATITARAMNGDIAFEPALRERVALLKGLPISVVDEVIAKRITLTAGGPELIATMKSKGHYTALVSGGFTVFTSRIAATLGFDENRANTLLEDGGILSGFVAEPILGKQAKVDALNEISASLGISPEEAIAVGDGANDLGMLHLAGAGVALHAKPAVAAEAQMRIDHGDLTALLYIQGYRKTDFVRG
- the miaA gene encoding tRNA (adenosine(37)-N6)-dimethylallyltransferase MiaA; this encodes MMENLLNTVNAILITGPTASGKSALAVELAKRHGGAVVNADSMQVYDTLRVLTARPSEEEMQGVPHHLYGHVPAGAGYSTGTWLRDVSALLPALRAAGRLPVFVGGTGLYFKALTGGLSDMPEIPEALREDLRTRLLEEGPEGLHAELVEADPAMAANLNRQDGHRIVRALEVVKATGRSIAEFQGESGPVVIDAAQARKIVVLPDRAVLHQRINGRFEKMLRQGAEDEVRALLVLGLPAEAPVMKAIGVSQIAAMLSGEMTRDEMLEKGAAATRQYAKRQMTWFRNQMDESWERLTV
- a CDS encoding lysozyme inhibitor LprI family protein, with the protein product MKSILNFIIVFSVGVLLATAAEAAGFDCSKAGSADEKIVCGDSRLSRLDELFNQRYAAQKKAAPDEDTVHTARNFLADRRDCGDDRSCILSAYLAVLWNISPDKNDFMQGISAQSLAGSQLPEATAIPAKAGRCATTSVLEVHPRLDNGGAADDADFDSGTGIDYANDGYQVSYNREKALIRSKPGDPVTMCLVEIDRDCSPDEGGRLFLVTNGRTHESWILPDAQHKCGG
- a CDS encoding dihydrodipicolinate synthase family protein; this encodes MSLASPFHGLSAFPPTPADIHGRVDTQALCRLLERLCKAGVASIGLLGSTGIYAYLTREERRRAVEAAVECVNGRVPILVGVGALRTDHAQDLASDAEAAGADALLLAPVSYAPLTQDEAYEHFLAVTKAAKLPLCIYNNPGTTHFTFSRALLQRLSAIETIRAVKMPLPADGDLRGELAALREETNLAIGYSGDWGAGQALLSGADAWYSVIGGLLPRTALALTKAAMAGNGEETHRLDGLFQPLWETFKAFGSIRVIYMLVEHLSFGRAELPRPLLPLGSADRQRVLDAARPLIAQETGQPRQSLL
- a CDS encoding ATP-binding protein codes for the protein MLNNDLRVSGKAGEHDRRDGHAPGNRFLGRVVACSGSRATIAAVAEQGGTDLTELWSVGRLISISVGRNRVVALVYQMNTGSHAWGEGEDNNFKIETELLGEVRVDEDGREEFSTGISCYPYLGAIAHRIRAADLIRIYDAGEGTTAVIGKLTQDESIDAAIHIPSMLSKHFAVVGSTGVGKSTAVSLLLHKAIAADPKLRVLILDPHNEFAAAFPNHAVTIDTDTLDLPFWLMRLEEFAEVVFRGRPPVPEELDMLRDILPEAKRAFRGSDNSLVRRTTEKSSITADTPVPYRMADLLALIDERIGRLEGRTEKPFLRSLKMRLIAAINDPRYHFMFSNNTISDTITETIAQIFRVPGENRPICTFQLAGIPSEVVNSVASVLCRMAFEVALWSEGAIHMLVVCEEAHRYIPSDPSLGFVPTRQAIARIAKEGRKYGVSLGIITQRPGELDQTILSQCSTLFAMRLANDRDQEIIRSAIPNSSISTTSFISSIGNGEAIAFGEAISVPMRMRFSRVDESLLPKASSANSKHSEEDPDTVDLRKIVTRMRAVTVGPDISNFQQSYSASATGPDEADAADQDFDATPYVPPATLSAPLESYRRELLPQTPRLDPVAPPAIDPRLDALRREMRREEPVFPRPAPPTDQPAVTRREPGTSLRESILKKPLSSLYNKD
- a CDS encoding acetolactate synthase 3 large subunit, which codes for MSTDNQAAGNRMTGAEIVLKALKDNGVEHIFGYPGGAVLPIYDEIFQQEDVKHILVRHEQGAGHAAEGYARSTGKVGVMLVTSGPGATNAVTPLQDALMDSIPLVCLTGQVPTPLIGSDAFQECDTVGITRPCTKHNWLVKDVNQLAAVIHEAFRIAQSGRPGPVVVDIPKDVQFATGTYTPPADYAIQKSYQPKIQGDLNQIHAAIELMANARRPVIYSGGGVINSGPEASKLLRELVELTDFPITSTLMGLGAYPASGKNWLKMLGMHGSYEANMAMHDCDVMVCIGARFDDRITGRLNAFSPNSKKIHIDIDPSSINKNVRVDIGIRGDVGHVLEDMVRLWRALPKKPEKNRLEDWWTDIARWRARNSFAYTRSSDVIMPQYALERLYAHTKDRDTYITTEVGQHQMWAAQFFGFEQPNRWMTSGGLGTMGYGLPAALGVQIAHPDSLVIDIAGDASIQMCIQEMSAAIQHDAPIKIFIMNNQYMGMVRQWQQLLHGNRLSNSYTEAMPDFVKLAEAYGAVGLRCEKPEHLDDTIMEMIEVRKPVIFDCRVANLANCFPMIPSGKAHNEMLLPDEATDEAVANAIDAKGRALV
- the ilvN gene encoding acetolactate synthase small subunit, coding for MNAHLQPTGSAYFISPETAAIESHTLSILVDNEPGVLARVIGLFSGRGYNIESLTVSETEHQAHLSRITIVTRGTPQVLEQIKAQLERIVPVHRVVDLTVRARELGQDRPIEREVALVKVIGEGDMRAETLRLADAFHAKVVDATVGHFILEITGKSSKIDQFVAIMKPLGLIEVCRTGIAAMNRGAQGM
- a CDS encoding aldo/keto reductase, producing the protein MQDDPIPSVKFPNGAEVPALGQGTWAMGEDAGHARAEIESLKAGIDLGMTLIDTAEMYGDGGAEEIVGQAIKGQRDDVFVVSKVYPWNASLKGTIEACERSLERLRTDRIDLYLLHWRGDHPLAETVAAFERLKTSGKIGAWGVSNFDTDDMKELLGVPDGANVAANQVLYNLSRRGVEFDLLPWCQSSKIPVMAYSPIEQGHILHHPELIRIAKAYQATPAQLALAFLLERDGVIVIPKTSNIERARENRDCISLDITDEDWQALDAAFPPPTKKKPLEML